The following is a genomic window from Oncorhynchus masou masou isolate Uvic2021 chromosome 6, UVic_Omas_1.1, whole genome shotgun sequence.
TGTAAGCCATTGTTGTTTGTACAGAACTCTACCCATTGAAATTCCGTTAAAGTGTAAGTTGTCTCCAAAGCCCATAACAAATGAAAGATGATTTTCTGCTGCTTGGCGCTGTCTGAAGTCAGGTGTCACTGCTAAATACAGTTCCTGATGACAATATGAATCAACCATGACACAATAGTGATCGATGTTGTTTTCATCTACTGACATTGTGTAGATCATAAATATAAGGTCTCTGCATGGCCACCACTTTAGTCAAGTTATTACTCTGGATTGATTTGTCATTCTATCAGGAATCATCCACTGTAAGGTATATAGTTAAACTGATTTTATGTACTGTAGAAAGCCAGGTCAGTACTCGTAATTTGTCAATTGTAACAATCAAGTAGATATTGACTAGtgtatttttgtatatatttttctaaGGAAAACCAAAGTAACAGTTTGGATGTTACAAGTTGTTGATACCATACATTTTGTATGAAAAGTACAAATTATGCTCAAACAATATTTATTTCTGGTCActtttcaaaaatatatatttatttttcaaaAGTACAAACTCATGAACAGTGAGGCTGGACAGAGTGACCACCTGAGTTCGATAATTTTTTTTGCCAATACTTCGTTAGACTAGTTAAGTGTGTGGATAGTTAGTTGAAAGTACAACCTACTTCTGTACCTGTTCAtgtagaataaaataaaaaaaacagttcactcacatatatatacacacacacacacacacatataactcATGGGGAGGATCAGTGTATGGATTAACTATATTAGTCTATGGGTTTAGTTACCTAAAAAGTGATATTTTACTAGTGGTTTACAGCAGCTGTCTagcagagagagataaacagaacaCAATGGATGTGCCGTCCAATTTCCTGACATTTATATACCTTTTCAAAGTGATTACCAGATTGAAATGCTACTAAACAAAAAGACAACCTCATCCAAAATATACAGAAAAATATAAaacgtaaagtgttggtcccaagtTTGATGAGCAAAAAttaaagattccagaaatgttctataAGCAAAAGTGCTCTCATTCTATGCAcaaatccctgttagtgagcatttctcgcttgccaagataatccagccacctgacaggtgtggcatatcaagaagctgattaaacagcatgatcattacacaggtgcacctcgtgctggggacaaaaggccactataatgtgcagttttggcacacaacacaatgccacagatgtctcaagtttagggcatatgcaattggcatgctgactggaggAATATCCACTAAAGCTATTGCCTGAGAAATAAATGTTAATTTCTACCATAAGCAgactccaatgtcgttttagagaatttggcagtacttccaaaTGGCCTCAAAACcgtagaccatgtgtaaccacgccagcccagaatCTCCACATCTGACTTTGTCACCTGCGGTATTGTCTGAAAcaagccacctggacagctgatgaaactgagaagTATttatctgtaataaagcccttttgtggggaataactcattctgattggctgggcctggctccccagtgggtgggcctatgccctcccaggcccacccatggctgcacccctgcccagccATATGAAATCTATAGATTTGGGCCTCAGGAATTCAttacaattgactgatttccttatatgaactgtaactcagtaaaacctttggaattgttgcatttatgtttgttcagtataaattacTTGCCATCAATGGAATGTTACTTTGACAGATATGATCCATTCTAGGACTTCTATTTCAAAAACTACAATGAAGGAATGGCAGGCTTGATGCATTCTCTTGTCAAGCCAGTTGCTGATTGGCTCACTTGCCGTCTTTACCCAGGTCCTTGTGGGCACTGTATTCTTTGTACATGGAGTAGATCACCCCTACAAATAGACAAACAAAGTCATGTTAGCGGTCTATTTTATGTTAGTGTGTAAGGACAACACGGTCAGTCTTGTGTGGTACATGTTTTCCCTGTAAATTGATAGAGATATTAGCTGTTGGGCCTGTCTGTTATACAGCACATATTGGATTAGGATTTACCTAATGTCATTGCGCCTACTATAAAGCCTTGAGCTCCAACACGCATGTGGATGAGGTGGACTGACATCTTTGTGTTCCCCCGTGACTTCAGCCTCCACAGACCAAAGGCTACCACTGCAGCACATCCTGCCAtgcctgtcaaacacacacatgggAAATGTAATGATGACTGGGTGGGTGTAGTCCTACCCAGTGctcgacttggactgaaataggtgccggtaCTTATTTTGGGTACCGTTTACTATGAGGTGCAGGAGCTCCAATCATTTTGATCTGTTTTTCTAGGAGGTGCAGGACCTCAAGCTGTAGAAAATTTGAGGTGCCAGTACTCAGTTccagtgagctcctgcccaagtcaaacACTGAGCTTAGTGGAGTTGACAACCGGATGCATTTGGTTCAGGGACACAGCTAATTCAACCTAGCTTCCTTTTCAACTTTAAACCTGATGTGGGAACTCCACTACTCGATTTGTTTtatgcctgctacgttaggttactGGGTGTATGATATCTAACCATCGAACCAGGGTTGGAAGAGTGATTGCAATTTATTCCATGACTGACTTGGATTCACTCAAACATGCACCATGGAAAACCTCCACTACAATGAAGCCCCCAACATAATTCCTGCCCTTGAATATTCTTTTTACAATTCTACAGCTTCACTTACCTATTGGGACAAACGGCGACTCCTTTGCTTTCCTCATAAGTTTTGATTCATTCTCATCATCAAATGATGAAAAATTGTTGTTGGAGGACATGGTAACTGGGAGGAAAGACGGGCAGAATCTGTCATACGGACTTGCTAAAGTAATGTATATAGTTTTCCCTTCAAGTCCATTAAAAATGCAATAATTTAATCATAATTTATATTCAATATACATTGCTTATAACACAACGTCCTTACACAACATACTAGCTACGTGACACATAGCAGGAAAACGCCTTGAATTTATCTGTTCTAGTTTACTAATCAACTACAGTACAGACTCACTACTAGACCGATGGGCCCCCAGTTCGCATGTTAAACTAACAGATGATGTTCGACAATCATTAGACACCGCTTTGTTTTCATAAGTTATTTGGTCGTCGTGACCTTAGATTGTCACCGAAAGTTATTCATAGCTACTAGCTAACATCCCTTCAAAAGGACAGAATCAGGGTTTATCTGGCAATAAAGTATGGTTCAGCAGCATTCACAACATCATCTCTAAGTATTGACATTACACAACCCTTCGAGTGAGCTTTAACGTTAGTAGGTTAATAACTTACATTCGTGCTCTGTCGAACGATCCAGTTAAATGCTGAAGACGCTGTCTATTCCAACCTTCGAAGTCAAATCAATTTATCGTATCCGTAATACGCAATATTCCTATATTCTTCTTCGGTGAGGTTTAAAGGCAAttggcatccaataaatgttgcattaccgccacctacccAGACTGGAGTATAACTCCCTTATACTTCACTtgaaaaagtaaataaataaaacaaataccctaccatctaacacacactcacatacattttttaaataattaatatatatacacaatactCCAGGATTGAAATCTATTTAGTCCTACTTCAGGCCAACAGCTTGAAAGGTTGGGACACAACtacttaacacaccctgtaactctgaCGTCAAGTCTCGCACATCCAAGTACCtttctgcagctgccaccacaacctcatCTGCCTCACCacatccctgcagtacagttgataaccattgctataaatgcCAAAAATCCAATCTTACTAACATATATGGGTGATTATGCAACTACGGGCACTTCCATGTCCTCGGGTCAATTTTGGGGATTTcatacaaaataaaacaaatacaaaaatgtGTATGTTATGTTCACACTGGAATCACcccatactttaaaaaaaactctCTATCAAGTATTTTAGCTACTTTTTAGATGCATTTTATACCTCAATTTCCCTATTTTGCCATTGTCCCTGACCCAGACTTTTAAGCTTCTACCATGTTTTTCTATGAGAAAAGATGAATAATTACGCATTATATAATGTTATGTACTACAGAAAGAGGCAATTAAATAAAATCTATATCAATATTTATTGTAAGTATGCACTTTATATTGTTTTTTTACACAAAATATACCTGTCCTTTGGGAGTGGTGTCATTTCCACCACTGAGGACAAATTACTCACTAATAAAGATTTCAAGAGGATGTTAATTTAGTTACCATGGAAACATATTGTGACACTGAAACACATGGCTGTGATGTCCTGAAGTTTAAGAAAAGTCAAGGTAAATATTACTTGTGTAGAGAATATTTTAATTGTCAGTCATTTCCAAACAGGCTATAATTTCTTTAATTTGTGGTAGaacttttgatttaaaaaaatatatattttatgtatTTAAGGTAAATTATATGCTAACTGTAATACTAATCAAAGCATGCTAAACTGTCTGTCAATTTTCTCCAGAAACTGTAGAAATGTCTTTTCCATCACAAACTTAAGTGTGGTGGAAATGACAAAGTGGTGGAAATGACACACATCCATTATCTTATTAGTTTTTacttaactttaaaaaaaaactttagcCTTATTTAATCATGTTTTAAATTATTTGAATCTAGAAAATGCTCCAAGGTGTGCACAAGTTAAAAACTAAGTagtatttttctttatttttagaaGATGCCACATAAAACAACACAGAGGTCACAGACATAtagaaacaaaataaaaaattgttCTATATGATACCAGGAACATCTGCGAAAAGACGGAGAGATACTGGAAGAAAAAAGAGAAGGGAGAAGTGAAATCTATCTCTGAGCTTACAAAGCGAGAACAAAGAAACAAGAGATGGCAATGGAAATGTAACCAACGGTGTAGAAGACAGTCTTTAAAGAGAACAGTTGCAATGGAGACCGACCTATCAGTcaacacaccacctcagtcaccagaTGACTTGCAGCCAGAACATGCAGCTAACATACCTGCCCCTAACTTACCTACCTCTGATGCACACCCTGGTACCCCTTCCTCATCGTCTGCAACATGAATGGGAAGTCGAATACTATCTGGAAGGAAAAAGGTTGGAAGAGGTCGCTCAAAAGCATACAGAGATCTTAATATGACAAATGTCAAGCTTGATAATGCTTTACGGAaagtaaaaaatacaaaaaaaggtATGATCGACTGATGAACAAAATGAAGAGACAAGATTCCCcaaagacaaagacagaacagCAAATTAAGAGAACTCCAAAGAACGTGAGAAGGATTTGATTGTTTCAAAATGCCATCATTGCAGAGTtaaaacaaatgtattaaaaaatgtgCAGTGCCAAAGACACAAGTGGCTTCAAAAATTCTCAGAGGCAACATCCTGAGAAAGTATGGCCTGGTCAAAGCTGCAAACAGAGAATTTGGATTTTCAGCAAAAGCAATGCAGTCAAATGAAAACAGGCCATCAAGTCTTCAATACTCCAGGAAAAATCAGTGTAACAGAATTAGCACAGCCACAGAAGAGAAAATCACTAGATTCTATGAACGTGATGACAACAGCAGAGCAACAACAGGGAAAAGGGACACACTAACGAGGAACAAGAAGAAAAAGCAGAAGCACTTCTTGAATGGCACAATTCAGAACCTTTATCAGAAGTTTAAGAGGGAATACTCAGAAATTCAAATTTCCTACTGTCTATTCTGCAAAATACGTCCTTTTTGGGTTGTCAGGCCAACAGTCCAGGATAGGGACACGTCTCTGCAAAACCCACGCCAACCTCCAGTTCATGGCGGACAAACTACAGTATCACAAAGTGATCAGCTGCAGCAACATTGAAAACCTTAATGAGTCTTTGTGCTGTGAGAACCTGAGGAAAGAGTGCATGTGTACAGAGTGCTCCCTTTGTCAAGCCAAAGAGCTTAAAACATCTGACGTTGATGCTGGTGAGCAGTCATGGTGGTTTGAGTGGAAAAACaaagctaaagagagagagaagttcgCTGTACATTTGACAGTAAAAGAAAAGCTATGTGGCACACTGCATATTCTACTGTAGGGCTTCTCCAAAGGATTGAAAGAGAAGTTGGGGAAACACGTGTACAACATTCAACACCAATACTCATCTGAGAGAATTAAGAGAATATGGAGAAAGAGGAGATCATTGTGCATATTGACTTTGCAGAGTGATAACTGTGTAAATACACCAGTGAAATCCAGGCAGTTCACTTTGGTGATTCTCACAAGCAGGTGACCCTCCACACCTGCGTTGGATATACCACGAATGATAGTTTCACTATGCTCACTGAGCTATTCTATGCGGCATGACCCCTTTGTTATCTGGGCCCATCTCTCAAAAACACTGGCCTACTTCCTTGAGCTCTGCCCATCGGCTGCTGCTGTACACTTTGTTGAGTGATGGGCCTACAACCCAGTATAGGTCTGAAATGTTTAACAATGGTTGTTGTTCAAAATGTTTGCAATAAAATATTGTTTTcatatgatttttttttacatagatgtAATTTCCACCACACCTTGTCATTTCCATCACAACCCATATTTTGAGGTAAATGAGTATATTATGTATAATGTACATGCATTTATTTGTTTTAGATATGGAAATCATATGGTTGTTATCATAAtcgcataaaaaggttggatggaaatatattatttttcatgataaataaatgttttcagcTTTCACAAAGGCAAGTTTATACATTCAGGTGTTGTGTTGAATTATTAACATTAGGAAAACTTTAAAAATCACTTTAAATAATATTCAATGCAAGTTCATGTACAAATGTATAAGAAATATGTTATAAATCAATTGTATGATATTTCATTTTCAACTAAAATTGATGTTTAATGACATGATGGAAATTACATTTCCATACATGTGTATGGCTGTCTGGGAAAATtgacaaaaatatatacattccTGAAGTACGATCGCAGCCATTATCAGATATAACTTCTAGACAAATCAAAGACAAGTACAATACTGGTAAAATGGTGTTTGAATAAGTTTTAATTTCTGAAAGTTTGCACGGCCAAAGTGCCTGAAGTTGCATAATCACCCATACCTTATACATATATCTTATATCTTACTGAAACCCCCACTATCTTAGGCCTCATCCcaccccctatctgagatacctactgcagccctcatcctccacatacaacacccgttctgccagtcacattcctcAAAGCACATACATCCCTGGGTCGTTCCTCTTTTCAATTCGCGGCAGCTAGCGACTGAAGAGAGTTGCAAAAagcactcaaactggacagttttatctccatctcttcattcaaagactcaatcatggacactcttactgacagatGTGGCTGCTTTGACTGATGTATTGTTGCCTCTACCTTCAAGCCTGTTGTGCTGATGTCTTTGCCCATGTTTGTAcctcattgtaaatgagaatttgttcttaactgacttgcctagcttaataaaggttaaataaaaaataaaaataacttgttggtttatccctctgtactggtacagatctactactcacaccactgctctcaggatccctcccccttgacccatcttcctctattTTCTTCACTGTGTCAGCTTATGATatcttctgcactactctaaccctggaaacctcaacctgcctctctcacatGGCAATATTCCTTTCGTGTTAGAACAGCTGTGGTAAtgttagtgtagtgtaatatACTATAAAAAAAGGACAAAATTAtccaatgtatatatatatatatatatttttttttatgtagGTAATGTTAGGTACCTGTGATTTTTTTGAAGATTTTATTTGGTTATTTCAAATGAATAAAAGGTGCTGATTGATCTCAGTCAGCAAGTAAGCCTGAGTCATCAAGGAATGGTAGAAGCCGTATGCCAGAGTCATGGGTACCTGGAGTGTCTCTGGAAGTGGGCGTGTCAACCAAAGTGGGCGGGTAAATCGAAGAGGCCGTATTTCAAGTGAACGAGCTAATTGGGCAGATTTGTTGTCACTCAAGACCGTTTTGCATGGCTCTTGTCAAACTTTCAGTGAGTCTGTCATGGTTTTGGTAGAAGATGGGTCAAGGGGGAGGGAActtgagaggagtggtgtgagtagtagatctttaccagtacagagggataggccaacaagtgatactgtatacagtacaagtcaaaagtttggacacatgtactcattcaagggtttttcttgatctttagtcatctggaatgcattgtaattaacaggtgtgccttgttaaaagttgatttgtggaatttcttttcttcttgagccaatcagttgcgttgtgacaaagtagggatggtatacagaagatagacctatttggtaaaataccaagtccatattatggcaagaacagatcaaaaaagcaaagagaaacaacagtccatcattactttaagacatgaaggtcagtcaatctggaaaatgtcaagaactttaatTAGAATTACCAGCCTCGGAAATTTCAGCCCAAAAaaatcaagtaacagacacatctcaacatcaactgttcagaggagactgtatgaatcaggccttcatggtcaaattgctgcaaataaaccattactaaaggacaccaataagaagaagagacttacttgggccaagatGCACGAGCAATGACCATTAGACCTAtcgaaatctgtcctttggtctgatgagtctaaattgagatttttggttacaacggccgtgtctttgtgaaaagcagagtaggtgaatggatgatctccacattcTGTAGTTCCCGccgtgaagaatggaggaggaggtgtgatggtgtggggatgctttgcttgtgacactgtcagtgatctatttagaattcaaggcacacttaaccagcatggctaccacagcattctggtttgcgcttagtgggactttcatttgtttttcaacaggacaatgacccaacacacctccaggatgtgtaagggctatttgacgaagaaggatagtgatggagtgctgcatcagatgacctggcctccacaatcaccagacctcaacccaattgagatggtttgggatgagttggaccgcagagtgaaggaaaagcaacccacaagtgctcagcatatgtgggaactcattcaagactgttggaaaatcattccagatgaagctggttgagagaatgccaaaactGTGCagagctgt
Proteins encoded in this region:
- the LOC135541824 gene encoding HIG1 domain family member 1A, mitochondrial-like; translation: MSSNNNFSSFDDENESKLMRKAKESPFVPIGMAGCAAVVAFGLWRLKSRGNTKMSVHLIHMRVGAQGFIVGAMTLGVIYSMYKEYSAHKDLGKDGK